A stretch of Zootoca vivipara chromosome 13, rZooViv1.1, whole genome shotgun sequence DNA encodes these proteins:
- the LOC118094482 gene encoding DNA-directed RNA polymerases I, II, and III subunit RPABC5: MIIPVRCFTCGKVVGNKWEAYLGLLQAEYTEGDALDALGLKRYCCRRMLLSHVDLIEKLLNYAPLEK, encoded by the exons ATGATCATCCCAGTTCGGTGCTTCACCTGCGGGAAAGTTGTGGGCAACAAGTGGGAAGCCTACCTGGGCCTCTTGCAGGCGGAATACACAGAAGG GGATGCATTGGACGCCCTTGGCCTGAAGCGCTACTGCTGTCGGAGGATGCTCCTGTCACACGTGGATTTGATTGAAAAGTTGCTGAACTATGCGCCCCTGGAGAAGTAG
- the AKT1S1 gene encoding proline-rich AKT1 substrate 1 isoform X1, with the protein MPCEGRGRGLREEEEEAVVVWRRRGPHKCVGEGQRMTNMADNHKESWAALVAAAEQYRRQTGNEIVLLTAFRAPPPGGFSYAQHGSGALADAVQRYLEDIAVVHKTTAFTYAARPPSAPRPGPTNGSYSRSCPSTNASDEPAPHRTPTPQGPLPQASGGQEPEEDDDEGDRNTLTELEQPGGREHPSDTTGLFVMDEDSPSQEYEPFFDSDLESTDDGSLSEEAPGQTAPPPLSHQYAKSLPVSVPIWGFKEQRQEMRSSDEENSKHSSPDLEKIAASMRALVLRVSDGTEMFGDLPRPRLNTSDFQKLQRKY; encoded by the exons ATGCCTTGTGAGGGCAGAGGGCGGGGcctccgggaggaggaggaggaggcggttgttgtttggaggaggagggggccccATAAGTGTGTTGGGGAGGGTCAAAG GATGACGAACATGGCGGATAACCACAAGGAGAGCTGGGCGGCCCTGGTTGCTGCAGCAGAACAGTACCGGCGTCAGACAGGCAATGAGATAGTGCTGCTCACCGCCTTCAGGGCCCCACCCCCTGGTGGCTTCAGCTACGCACAGCATGGAAGTGGGGCCCTGGCTGATGCCGTTCAACGCTACCTCGAAGATATCGCGGTGGTTCACAAGACCACTGCCTTTACCTATGCTGCCCGTCCTCCTTCTGCCCCTCGCCCAGGTCCCACCAACGGGTCTTACTCCAGGAGCTGCCCCTCTACCAATGCTTCAGATGAGCCTGCCCCACACAGGACACCTACCCCCCAGGGGCCCTTGCCCCAGGCTTCTGGAGGCCAGGAGCCCGAAGAGGATGACGATGAAGGAGACAGGAACACATTGACAGAATTGGAGCAGCCAGGTGGGAGAGAGCATCCCAGTGACACCACTG gtttgtttgTGATGGACGAGGATTCTCCAAGCCAGGAATATGAGCCTTTCTTTGACTCTGATCTGGAGAGCACTGACG ATGGGAGTCTAAGTGAGGAGGCTCCTGGCCAGACAGCCCCTCCACCCCTCAGCCATCAGTATGCCAAGTCGCTGCCTGTCTCAGTGCCTATCTGGGGCTTCAAGGAGCAACGGCAAGAAATGCGATCCTCCGATGAAGAGAACAGCAAG CATTCATCCCCCGACCTGGAGAAAATTGCCGCCAGCATGCGAGCTCTGGTGCTGAGGGTGTCAGATGGCACAGAGATGTTTGGGGACCTGCCTCGGCCGCGCCTCAACACGAGCGACTTCCAGAAGCTACAGCGGAAATACTAA
- the LOC118094469 gene encoding tetraspanin-4, translating to MGVSRGCLLCVKVKMFVFNLIFWLGGCGVLGVGVWLAVTQGRFATLSFSFPSLSAAGLFMATGAIIMVVGFLGCLGAATEHRCLLLTFFLVLSTLFLLELVGLLVFVTCRDKFDRYAQSNLKEGLQLYETEGNVGLTRAWDVVQNEFRCCGVQNYTDWFEVRNRTWVPESCCLQQSDTCQVDSASWWKEPCYEKVKRWLGENISAMGIFAACIIVVQVLGIVFSMLMYCQVRRAEKYYD from the exons ATGGGGGTCAGCCGTGGCTGCTTGCTCTGCGTTAAAGTGAAGATGTTCGTCTTCAACCTCATCTTCTGG CTTGGCGGCTGTGGGGTGCTTGGCGTGGGCGTATGGCTGGCCGTGACCCAGGGCCGCTTTGCCACCCTGTCGTTCTCGTTCCCGTCTCTGTCGGCAGCGGGGCTTTTCATGGCGACTGGAGCCATCATCatggttgtgggcttcctgggATGCTTGGGGGCAGCCACAGAGCACCGCTGCCTCCTACTGACG TTCTTCCTGGTCCTCTCCACCCTCTTCCTCCTAGAGCTGGTTGGGTTGCTGGTTTTTGTCACCTGCAGGGACAAG TTTGATAGATATGCCCAGTCCAATCTAAAGGAAGGACTTCAGCTGTATGAGACAGAGGGAAATGTGGGTTTAACCAGAGCATGGGACGTTGTGCAGAATGAG TTTCGTTGTTGTGGGGTGCAGAACTACACAGACTGGTTTGAGGTCCGCAACAGAACGTGGGTCCCCGAGTCCTGCTGTTTGCAGCAAAGCGACACCTGCCAAGTGGACAGCGCCAGCTGGTGGAAGGAG CCCTGTTACGAGAAGGTGAAACGCTGGCTAGGAGAGAACATCTCAGCCATGGGCATCTTTGCTGCCTGCATCATTGTTGTCCAG GTCTTGGGCATCGTTTTCTCCATGCTGATGTACTGTCAGGTGCGGCGGGCAGAGAAATACTATGACTGA
- the AKT1S1 gene encoding proline-rich AKT1 substrate 1 isoform X2 translates to MPCEGRGRGLREEEEEAVVVWRRRGPHKCVGEGQRMTNMADNHKESWAALVAAAEQYRRQTGNEIVLLTAFRAPPPGGFSYAQHGSGALADAVQRYLEDIAVVHKTTAFTYAARPPSAPRPGPTNGSYSRSCPSTNASDEPAPHRTPTPQGPLPQASGGQEPEEDDDEGDRNTLTELEQPGLFVMDEDSPSQEYEPFFDSDLESTDDGSLSEEAPGQTAPPPLSHQYAKSLPVSVPIWGFKEQRQEMRSSDEENSKHSSPDLEKIAASMRALVLRVSDGTEMFGDLPRPRLNTSDFQKLQRKY, encoded by the exons ATGCCTTGTGAGGGCAGAGGGCGGGGcctccgggaggaggaggaggaggcggttgttgtttggaggaggagggggccccATAAGTGTGTTGGGGAGGGTCAAAG GATGACGAACATGGCGGATAACCACAAGGAGAGCTGGGCGGCCCTGGTTGCTGCAGCAGAACAGTACCGGCGTCAGACAGGCAATGAGATAGTGCTGCTCACCGCCTTCAGGGCCCCACCCCCTGGTGGCTTCAGCTACGCACAGCATGGAAGTGGGGCCCTGGCTGATGCCGTTCAACGCTACCTCGAAGATATCGCGGTGGTTCACAAGACCACTGCCTTTACCTATGCTGCCCGTCCTCCTTCTGCCCCTCGCCCAGGTCCCACCAACGGGTCTTACTCCAGGAGCTGCCCCTCTACCAATGCTTCAGATGAGCCTGCCCCACACAGGACACCTACCCCCCAGGGGCCCTTGCCCCAGGCTTCTGGAGGCCAGGAGCCCGAAGAGGATGACGATGAAGGAGACAGGAACACATTGACAGAATTGGAGCAGCCAG gtttgtttgTGATGGACGAGGATTCTCCAAGCCAGGAATATGAGCCTTTCTTTGACTCTGATCTGGAGAGCACTGACG ATGGGAGTCTAAGTGAGGAGGCTCCTGGCCAGACAGCCCCTCCACCCCTCAGCCATCAGTATGCCAAGTCGCTGCCTGTCTCAGTGCCTATCTGGGGCTTCAAGGAGCAACGGCAAGAAATGCGATCCTCCGATGAAGAGAACAGCAAG CATTCATCCCCCGACCTGGAGAAAATTGCCGCCAGCATGCGAGCTCTGGTGCTGAGGGTGTCAGATGGCACAGAGATGTTTGGGGACCTGCCTCGGCCGCGCCTCAACACGAGCGACTTCCAGAAGCTACAGCGGAAATACTAA
- the AKT1S1 gene encoding proline-rich AKT1 substrate 1 isoform X3: MTNMADNHKESWAALVAAAEQYRRQTGNEIVLLTAFRAPPPGGFSYAQHGSGALADAVQRYLEDIAVVHKTTAFTYAARPPSAPRPGPTNGSYSRSCPSTNASDEPAPHRTPTPQGPLPQASGGQEPEEDDDEGDRNTLTELEQPGGREHPSDTTGLFVMDEDSPSQEYEPFFDSDLESTDDGSLSEEAPGQTAPPPLSHQYAKSLPVSVPIWGFKEQRQEMRSSDEENSKHSSPDLEKIAASMRALVLRVSDGTEMFGDLPRPRLNTSDFQKLQRKY; encoded by the exons ATGACGAACATGGCGGATAACCACAAGGAGAGCTGGGCGGCCCTGGTTGCTGCAGCAGAACAGTACCGGCGTCAGACAGGCAATGAGATAGTGCTGCTCACCGCCTTCAGGGCCCCACCCCCTGGTGGCTTCAGCTACGCACAGCATGGAAGTGGGGCCCTGGCTGATGCCGTTCAACGCTACCTCGAAGATATCGCGGTGGTTCACAAGACCACTGCCTTTACCTATGCTGCCCGTCCTCCTTCTGCCCCTCGCCCAGGTCCCACCAACGGGTCTTACTCCAGGAGCTGCCCCTCTACCAATGCTTCAGATGAGCCTGCCCCACACAGGACACCTACCCCCCAGGGGCCCTTGCCCCAGGCTTCTGGAGGCCAGGAGCCCGAAGAGGATGACGATGAAGGAGACAGGAACACATTGACAGAATTGGAGCAGCCAGGTGGGAGAGAGCATCCCAGTGACACCACTG gtttgtttgTGATGGACGAGGATTCTCCAAGCCAGGAATATGAGCCTTTCTTTGACTCTGATCTGGAGAGCACTGACG ATGGGAGTCTAAGTGAGGAGGCTCCTGGCCAGACAGCCCCTCCACCCCTCAGCCATCAGTATGCCAAGTCGCTGCCTGTCTCAGTGCCTATCTGGGGCTTCAAGGAGCAACGGCAAGAAATGCGATCCTCCGATGAAGAGAACAGCAAG CATTCATCCCCCGACCTGGAGAAAATTGCCGCCAGCATGCGAGCTCTGGTGCTGAGGGTGTCAGATGGCACAGAGATGTTTGGGGACCTGCCTCGGCCGCGCCTCAACACGAGCGACTTCCAGAAGCTACAGCGGAAATACTAA